A genomic segment from Modestobacter roseus encodes:
- a CDS encoding winged helix-turn-helix domain-containing protein gives MSDQGEPATTGRASGPRRPPTDAEARALASALRLRVLRLCLHEALTNKEIAARLDRNPATVLHHVRTLVDTGFLAAEPPRRGRRGAREVPYRATGKSWLMDGSGAATPGSDVLLAAFLQEVAAVGEAHLESTRLGLQLAPEALAELRDRLHELLDEYARRPADPAGERWSLYLGMHPER, from the coding sequence ATGAGCGACCAGGGGGAGCCCGCGACGACCGGGCGGGCGTCCGGCCCGCGCCGTCCACCCACCGACGCCGAGGCGCGGGCGCTGGCCTCGGCGCTGCGCCTGCGGGTCCTCCGGCTGTGCCTGCACGAGGCGCTGACCAACAAGGAGATCGCGGCCCGCCTGGACCGCAACCCGGCCACCGTGCTGCACCACGTGCGCACCCTGGTCGACACCGGCTTCCTCGCCGCCGAGCCGCCGCGGCGCGGCAGGCGCGGCGCCCGGGAGGTGCCCTACCGGGCCACCGGCAAGAGCTGGCTGATGGACGGCTCCGGCGCGGCCACGCCCGGGTCCGACGTCCTGCTCGCGGCCTTCCTCCAGGAGGTCGCCGCCGTGGGGGAGGCGCACCTGGAGAGCACCCGGTTGGGGCTGCAGCTCGCGCCCGAGGCGCTGGCGGAGCTCCGGGACCGGCTCCACGAACTGCTGGACGAGTACGCCCGCCGCCCGGCCGACCCGGCAGGCGAGCGGTGGTCGCTCTACCTGGGGATGCATCCGGAGCGCTGA
- the hflX gene encoding GTPase HflX, whose product MTTAQNRAILDEAEARVDKAARARAKDPSPAAATPWDAPDDTTGSYIKEERGALRRVAGLSTELTDVTEVEYRQLRLERVVLVGVWTEGTVADAQRSLAELAALAETAGSQVLDALMQRRDKPDPATYVGSGKAAELRDIVAATGADTVICDGELAPGQLNQLEKILKVKVVDRTALILDIFAQHATSREGKAQVELAQMQYMLPRLRGWGESLSRQAGGRVAGGGGIGTRGPGETKIETDRRRIRARVSKLRKEIAGMATARTTQRNSRDRNATPSVAIAGYTNAGKSSLLNQLTDAGVLVQDALFATLDPTVRRAQTPEGREFTMTDTVGFVRHLPHQLVDAFRSTLEEVAAADLLLHVVDGADPDPIGQINAVHTVLGEIDAAAVPELIVVNKIDAMSEDDVLALRQALPGAAWVSARTGEGIEALRDIVAARLPHPQIDVDVLVPYDRGDLVARVHRDGEVLEERHEADGTRLTARVDDGLAAALDGFATPVAGG is encoded by the coding sequence ATGACGACAGCCCAGAACCGCGCGATCCTCGACGAGGCCGAAGCCCGGGTGGACAAGGCGGCGCGTGCCCGCGCCAAGGACCCGAGCCCCGCCGCGGCCACCCCCTGGGACGCCCCCGACGACACCACGGGCTCCTACATCAAGGAAGAGCGCGGAGCCCTCCGCCGCGTCGCCGGGCTCTCCACCGAGCTCACCGACGTCACCGAGGTCGAGTACCGCCAGCTCCGGCTGGAGCGCGTCGTGCTGGTCGGCGTGTGGACCGAGGGCACTGTCGCCGACGCCCAGCGCTCGCTGGCCGAGCTGGCCGCGCTCGCCGAGACCGCCGGCTCGCAGGTGCTCGACGCGCTGATGCAGCGCCGGGACAAGCCCGACCCGGCGACCTACGTGGGCTCGGGCAAGGCCGCCGAGCTGCGGGACATCGTCGCGGCCACCGGTGCGGACACGGTGATCTGCGACGGGGAGCTCGCCCCCGGCCAGCTCAACCAGCTGGAGAAGATCCTCAAGGTCAAGGTGGTCGACCGGACCGCACTGATCCTGGACATCTTCGCCCAGCACGCCACCAGCCGGGAGGGCAAGGCGCAGGTCGAGCTCGCCCAGATGCAGTACATGCTGCCGCGACTGCGCGGCTGGGGTGAGTCGCTGAGCCGGCAGGCCGGTGGTCGCGTCGCCGGCGGTGGCGGAATCGGAACCCGTGGTCCCGGTGAGACGAAGATCGAGACCGACCGACGCCGGATCCGGGCCCGGGTGAGCAAGCTGCGCAAGGAGATCGCCGGCATGGCGACCGCGCGCACCACCCAGCGCAACTCCCGCGACCGGAACGCCACCCCCAGCGTGGCCATCGCCGGGTACACCAACGCCGGCAAGTCCAGCCTGCTCAACCAGCTCACCGATGCCGGCGTGCTGGTGCAGGACGCGCTGTTCGCCACCCTGGACCCGACGGTCCGCCGGGCGCAGACCCCGGAGGGGCGCGAGTTCACGATGACCGACACCGTCGGCTTCGTGCGGCACCTGCCCCACCAGCTGGTCGACGCCTTCCGGTCGACGCTGGAGGAGGTGGCCGCCGCCGACCTGCTGCTGCACGTCGTCGACGGCGCCGACCCCGACCCGATCGGGCAGATCAACGCGGTGCACACCGTGCTCGGCGAGATCGACGCCGCCGCCGTGCCCGAGCTGATCGTGGTCAACAAGATCGACGCCATGAGCGAGGACGACGTCCTGGCGCTGCGCCAGGCGCTGCCCGGTGCCGCGTGGGTGTCCGCCCGCACCGGCGAGGGGATCGAGGCGCTGCGCGACATCGTCGCGGCCCGGCTGCCGCACCCCCAGATCGACGTCGACGTCCTCGTGCCCTACGACCGGGGCGACCTGGTCGCCCGGGTGCACCGGGACGGCGAGGTGCTCGAGGAGCGGCACGAGGCCGACGGCACCCGGCTCACCGCTCGGGTCGACGACGGGCTGGCTGCGGCGCTCGACGGGTTCGCCACCCCCGTCGCCGGCGGCTGA